The nucleotide sequence AGGTCGAAGCCGTGCGCCACGAAATCACGCGCAAGCTCGTCCAGCAGCGGCGGGTTGCTCGGCGGGTTCGTGTCGCGAAAGTCGTCGATCGGTTCCACGATGCCGCGCCCCACTAAGTGGTACCAGATGCGGTTCACCTGCGCGCGGGCAAAGAGTGTATTGTCCGGCGCGGCCACCCAGGCGGCGAGCGCTTCGAGCCGGTCCTGATTTGCGGATTCACCAAGCGCGGCCGCTTGTCCCAGAAAGCGCGGGGCGGCGGCACTGTCGGTACGCGGGTTGGTCACGTCTCCCTGCGCGGCCATCCACACGATCTGTTCGCCATCGAACTCGTGCGAGTCGTTCCGATCGCGGCGGTCGTTGTCGAGGATCTTGTACTGCACGCGGGCAAACAGCTCGGCCCAGTCGTAGTAGTCGTCTTGCGTCCAGCGCTCGAAGGGATGGTTGTGGCACTTGGCACACTGAAGCCGGACGCCCAGGAAGACTTGCGCCGTCGCCTCGGCCCGGCTGATCGGGTCGCGCAGCGCTCGATAGAAGTTTGCAGCGGGCGACTGATACGTGCTGCCGCGGGCCGCGATCAGCTCGCGGGCGAACTCGTTCAGCGGCTTCCCCTCGGCGATCGATCGTTCGATCCAATGATGAAACGCCTGCACCCCCTTGCGATCGAGCGTCTTTTCCTCGTTGCGCAGCAGGTCCGACCACTTGAGTGCCCAGGCTTGAGCGAACTCGGGTCGTGCGAGCAGCCGATCGATCAGCACGCGGCGCTTCTCGGAATGCTGGTCTTCGACGAATGCACGGGCTTCTGCCGCGGTGGGCAACACGTTCAACACGTCGAGAAACGCCCGCCGGACGAAGGTACTGTCGTCACACAACGCGGACGGCGTCATGCGCAATCGCCGCAGATTTTCCCACACGCGCTGGTCGACGAAATTCGCAGCCGGCGGGTCAGGCCATGCGAACTCGGGCCGGGCCGGCACGAACGCCAGCGGCACCGCCACCTGGCGGTCGAGATAGCGCACGACCAATGTGGTCTCGCCGAACGCCTGGCGCTCGACGAGTCCGTCGTGGCTGACGGTTGCGATGCGGTCGACCGGATCGTAGACCGCCAAACCCGTCACGTCTCTCGTCGAGCCTTCGGCAAATTGCGCGACGACACGCAGTTGCACGCTT is from Pirellulales bacterium and encodes:
- a CDS encoding DUF1549 and DUF1553 domain-containing protein, translated to MALLCAGLLLGNHARGEEISFRRDVMAVLSKAGCNQGVCHGNQHGKGGFKLSLRGQDPELDLTALLRDQDGRRVDRIAPEQSLLLAKPTMQVAHEGGRRFAVDSDEYKILCAWIRAGGTDDDATSPPLQKIEVTPHEQVLIEPQESVQLRVVAQFAEGSTRDVTGLAVYDPVDRIATVSHDGLVERQAFGETTLVVRYLDRQVAVPLAFVPARPEFAWPDPPAANFVDQRVWENLRRLRMTPSALCDDSTFVRRAFLDVLNVLPTAAEARAFVEDQHSEKRRVLIDRLLARPEFAQAWALKWSDLLRNEEKTLDRKGVQAFHHWIERSIAEGKPLNEFARELIAARGSTYQSPAANFYRALRDPISRAEATAQVFLGVRLQCAKCHNHPFERWTQDDYYDWAELFARVQYKILDNDRRDRNDSHEFDGEQIVWMAAQGDVTNPRTDSAAAPRFLGQAAALGESANQDRLEALAAWVAAPDNTLFARAQVNRIWYHLVGRGIVEPIDDFRDTNPPSNPPLLDELARDFVAHGFDLRHTIRTIMNSRVYQLASRPNETNEDDERSFSHALVRRLSAEQLLDAMHQVAGVAPKFNGYPLGIRAGEMPGVLAVRVREERPSMDDHFLTVFGKPPRLLSCECERSTGTTLGQAFQMISGPLVNDLFSRDEGRLAHLAGDGRTAAEQVTELYWAALARAPADEELQATVKYVEAAADRRQAIEDIAWSLVNAKEFLLRH